From a single Thermoplasmata archaeon genomic region:
- a CDS encoding MBL fold metallo-hydrolase, with product MIQLDILAVGYLERDPDGKILKADSTSVLVRTPKHTIVVDPSTKYMKPFLKTSFKQIGVFIKDVDIVVLTHTHEDHIENLDMFPKAKVYVHSGADREIPGATVVDSDVFELCEGVKLVHTPGHCPEEMSVFVDADRHYVIAGDAVPLEDNFTKNIAPKLNTDEKQALESIKKIRDYADVVIPGHGFPFMADQ from the coding sequence ATGATCCAATTGGACATCCTGGCGGTAGGCTATCTCGAGCGCGATCCCGATGGGAAGATACTCAAGGCGGATTCCACATCCGTTCTGGTCCGCACCCCCAAGCACACCATCGTGGTCGACCCCAGCACGAAGTACATGAAGCCGTTCCTGAAGACCTCGTTCAAGCAGATAGGGGTGTTCATCAAGGATGTGGACATAGTCGTTCTGACCCACACCCATGAGGATCACATCGAGAATTTGGACATGTTCCCCAAGGCTAAAGTCTATGTCCACAGCGGCGCCGATAGAGAGATCCCAGGCGCCACGGTGGTGGACAGTGACGTATTCGAACTGTGCGAGGGTGTCAAACTTGTGCACACGCCAGGTCATTGTCCAGAGGAGATGTCTGTGTTCGTGGATGCTGACAGGCATTATGTCATCGCAGGGGATGCTGTCCCGTTGGAAGATAACTTCACAAAGAACATAGCGCCCAAGCTCAACACCGACGAGAAACAGGCATTGGAAAGTATTAAGAAGATAAGGGACTACGCAGATGTGGTCATACCGGGACATGGTTTCCCGTTCATGGCGGACCAGTGA
- a CDS encoding metal-sensing transcriptional repressor, protein MRECMDSENLHRRLKKISGQVAAVDRMIDEDVPCEDIMIQINAIKSAIHSVGQIVLEGHIRHCVKDGIEHGDAEKTIEEFAEVIRQFSKL, encoded by the coding sequence ATGAGAGAGTGTATGGACTCTGAAAACCTGCACAGGCGCCTCAAGAAGATTAGCGGACAGGTGGCTGCAGTTGACCGTATGATTGACGAGGATGTTCCCTGTGAGGACATCATGATCCAGATCAACGCGATAAAGAGTGCCATTCACAGCGTTGGCCAGATTGTTCTGGAGGGTCACATTAGGCACTGCGTCAAAGATGGTATAGAGCACGGTGATGCGGAGAAGACCATCGAGGAGTTCGCCGAAGTCATAAGGCAGTTCTCAAAGCTCTGA